One Planctomycetia bacterium genomic window carries:
- a CDS encoding SpoIIE family protein phosphatase, with the protein MAVLTVINDRGYTEQFQLRGRECVLGRQADTDLRLDARDVSRRHARILTEGELFFVEDLGSSNGTFLNNTRVSGRQPLQEQDKIQIGPFTICFQQQDEPVEKEIRITASIPTMVSNSKLFRLDAARKLQVILEIAQQLSHTLDLKTLLPQLLERLLTLFLQADRGMVVLLDSRQRPEVRAIRTRYADQDIPRHFSRAVIKRVLDEGVGIVAEDASHDQRFNSTATLTSMGVRSFVCAPFKAHDGRPMGVVILDRFGNDNPFKEDDLHLLAATALLFSVVIENASLHEELVEKARMDRDLSLARQVQDGFLPRSLPEQFANELELYAEVYPAREVAGDYYDFIKVGPNRLGFAVADISGKGVSAAMLMSGIRTLCRHLLQQGATPADTLQQVNDMLAQDNPHSLFVTMVLGVLNTETGDLMISGGGHPPMLLRRADGKVERVHQPAGRLLGIVVGPQQFLNTSLNMGSKDTLLLYTDGLTETYDATRQNMFGLDRLMTALHTLPQNTSCESWERTIKASLETFSGKAENDDDLTIFLLRRK; encoded by the coding sequence ATGGCCGTATTGACTGTAATTAATGATCGGGGATATACAGAGCAATTCCAGTTGCGGGGAAGAGAATGCGTACTGGGCAGGCAGGCAGATACCGACTTGAGACTGGATGCACGCGATGTCAGCAGGCGACATGCCCGAATTCTGACCGAAGGCGAGTTGTTCTTTGTTGAAGATCTTGGCAGCAGCAATGGCACCTTTCTGAACAATACGCGCGTTTCAGGCCGACAGCCTCTCCAGGAACAGGATAAAATCCAGATCGGGCCTTTCACCATCTGCTTTCAGCAGCAGGATGAGCCAGTTGAGAAAGAAATCCGAATCACTGCCAGCATTCCCACGATGGTGAGTAACTCCAAGCTGTTCAGGCTGGATGCAGCACGAAAACTGCAGGTTATTCTTGAAATTGCTCAGCAGTTATCGCATACACTCGATCTTAAAACACTCTTACCACAGTTATTAGAACGATTGCTGACATTGTTCTTGCAGGCAGATCGGGGCATGGTAGTGCTGCTGGATAGCAGACAGCGTCCCGAAGTGCGTGCCATTCGAACCCGTTATGCCGATCAGGATATTCCACGCCATTTCAGCAGAGCAGTCATCAAGCGTGTGCTGGATGAAGGAGTTGGCATTGTTGCTGAAGATGCATCCCATGATCAGCGATTTAATTCGACAGCGACTTTGACCAGCATGGGTGTGCGGTCCTTTGTGTGTGCGCCGTTCAAAGCTCATGATGGTCGCCCTATGGGCGTTGTGATTCTCGATCGGTTTGGCAACGACAATCCATTCAAGGAAGACGATCTGCATCTGCTGGCAGCAACCGCCCTGCTTTTTTCTGTTGTCATTGAAAATGCTTCACTTCATGAAGAATTGGTCGAAAAGGCAAGAATGGACAGGGATTTGTCTCTGGCTCGACAAGTTCAGGACGGCTTTCTTCCCCGAAGTTTGCCTGAACAGTTTGCTAATGAACTGGAGTTGTATGCTGAGGTCTATCCAGCTCGCGAAGTTGCAGGTGATTACTATGACTTCATTAAGGTTGGCCCAAATCGATTAGGATTTGCGGTAGCTGATATCTCCGGAAAAGGTGTTTCCGCTGCAATGCTGATGAGCGGCATACGTACTCTCTGCAGGCATCTTCTTCAGCAGGGGGCAACTCCAGCAGATACGCTGCAGCAGGTGAATGACATGCTGGCCCAGGATAATCCGCACTCTCTCTTTGTTACGATGGTGCTGGGAGTACTGAATACCGAAACAGGCGATCTGATGATATCAGGCGGCGGCCATCCGCCCATGCTGCTGCGTCGTGCTGACGGCAAGGTGGAACGGGTTCATCAGCCTGCAGGCAGGTTGCTGGGCATTGTTGTCGGCCCACAGCAGTTCCTGAACACCAGCCTGAACATGGGATCAAAAGATACCCTCTTGCTCTATACCGATGGATTGACTGAAACCTATGATGCAACTCGACAGAACATGTTCGGCCTAGATCGACTGATGACGGCTCTACATACGTTGCCTCAGAATACCAGTTGCGAAAGCTGGGAACGTACCATCAAGGCAAGTCTGGAAACATTCTCAGGCAAAGCTGAGAATGACGATGATTTAACGATCTTCCTGCTTCGCAGGAAATAG